One window of the Mycobacterium sp. SVM_VP21 genome contains the following:
- a CDS encoding coenzyme F420-0:L-glutamate ligase, whose amino-acid sequence MKGQGEHGSAAKVEILPVTGLGEFRPGDDLAAALAQAAPWLADGDVVVVTSKVVSKCEGRIVPAPHDAEARDALRRQLVEAEAVRVLARKGRTWITENRLGLVQAAAGVDGSNVGACELALLPVDPDGSAAALRAGLAERLGVTVAVLITDTMGRAWRNGQIDVAIGACGLTVLNGYAGSVDRHGNELVVTEVAVADELAAAADLVKGKLTNVPVAVVRGVASPDNGSTAAALVRSGSEDLFWLGTAEAIEVGRGQAQLLRRSVRSFAAEPVPAQLITDAMAEALTAPAPHHTRPVRFVWLQTPSVRTRLLDAMAQQWRSDLAGDGKSPESIEARVSRGQILYDAPEVVIPIMVPDGAHHYPDATRTAAEHTMFTVAVGAAVQGLLVALAVRGVGSCWIGSTIFTPELVRTELDLPPDWEPLGAIAIGYPTEPPEPRAPADVGDLLVRR is encoded by the coding sequence ATAAAGGGGCAGGGCGAGCACGGCAGCGCCGCCAAGGTCGAGATCCTGCCGGTGACCGGCTTGGGCGAATTTCGGCCCGGCGACGATCTGGCGGCCGCGCTGGCCCAAGCCGCACCGTGGCTGGCCGACGGGGACGTCGTGGTCGTCACCAGCAAGGTGGTGTCCAAGTGCGAGGGCCGCATCGTGCCGGCGCCGCACGACGCCGAGGCGCGTGATGCGCTGCGCCGCCAACTGGTCGAGGCCGAGGCGGTACGCGTACTGGCTCGCAAGGGCCGCACCTGGATCACCGAGAATCGCCTCGGACTGGTGCAGGCCGCCGCCGGTGTGGACGGCTCCAACGTCGGCGCGTGCGAACTCGCGCTGTTGCCTGTCGATCCCGACGGCAGCGCCGCCGCGTTGCGCGCCGGACTGGCCGAGCGTCTGGGCGTCACAGTGGCGGTGCTGATCACCGACACCATGGGCCGCGCCTGGCGCAACGGCCAGATCGACGTCGCGATAGGGGCCTGCGGCCTGACCGTGCTCAACGGCTACGCCGGCTCCGTCGACCGGCACGGCAACGAATTGGTGGTCACCGAAGTCGCCGTCGCAGACGAACTCGCCGCGGCCGCCGACCTGGTCAAGGGCAAGCTCACCAATGTCCCGGTGGCCGTGGTCCGTGGTGTCGCCAGCCCCGACAACGGTTCCACCGCAGCCGCACTGGTGCGTTCCGGCTCCGAGGACCTGTTCTGGCTGGGGACCGCCGAGGCCATCGAGGTGGGGCGCGGGCAGGCTCAACTGCTGCGCCGCTCCGTGCGCAGCTTCGCTGCGGAACCCGTTCCGGCACAACTGATCACCGACGCCATGGCCGAGGCCCTGACTGCCCCGGCGCCGCATCACACCCGCCCGGTCCGGTTCGTGTGGCTGCAGACCCCGAGTGTGCGCACGCGGCTGCTCGACGCCATGGCGCAGCAGTGGCGGTCCGACCTGGCCGGCGACGGCAAGTCCCCCGAGTCCATTGAGGCTCGCGTCTCGCGTGGCCAGATCCTTTATGACGCACCCGAAGTCGTGATCCCGATCATGGTGCCCGATGGTGCGCACCACTACCCCGACGCCACCCGCACCGCCGCCGAGCACACCATGTTCACGGTCGCCGTCGGTGCCGCCGTCCAGGGCCTGTTGGTGGCCCTGGCGGTACGCGGCGTAGGCAGCTGCTGGATCGGTTCGACCATCTTCACCCCCGAGCTGGTCCGCACCGAACTGGATCTGCCGCCCGACTGGGAGCCCTTGGGCGCCATCGCGATCGGCTACCCGACCGAGCCGCCCGAACCCCGCGCACCGGCCGACGTCGGCGACCTGCTGGTGCGGCGATGA
- a CDS encoding NUDIX domain-containing protein, which produces MSLHDSAVAALSAWAAPDSAQDSLRHAVLAFLAARPDACRRECVPGHITASTLVLDHTGEHALLTLHPRVGRWLQLGGHCENTDADIVAAALREATEESGITDLRLDPALAAVHVHPVTCSLGVPTRHLDLQFVAHAPADAQIGISDESLALRWWPVDALPPDADDALAHLVARAVAAA; this is translated from the coding sequence ATGAGTCTGCACGACTCCGCTGTCGCGGCGCTAAGCGCTTGGGCCGCACCTGATTCCGCACAGGACTCGCTGCGGCATGCGGTGCTGGCGTTTCTGGCTGCCCGCCCCGACGCATGCCGGCGCGAATGCGTTCCCGGCCACATCACCGCATCCACCCTGGTGCTCGACCACACCGGCGAGCACGCGCTGCTCACGCTGCACCCGCGGGTGGGCCGCTGGCTGCAGCTCGGCGGGCACTGCGAGAACACCGACGCCGACATCGTCGCCGCCGCGCTGCGCGAGGCCACCGAGGAATCCGGCATCACCGACCTGCGACTGGATCCTGCGCTGGCGGCCGTGCATGTGCACCCGGTGACGTGCTCACTGGGCGTGCCGACCCGGCACCTGGACCTGCAGTTCGTCGCGCACGCGCCCGCGGACGCACAGATCGGGATCAGCGACGAGTCGCTGGCGCTGCGCTGGTGGCCGGTGGACGCGCTGCCGCCGGACGCCGACGACGCGCTGGCGCATCTGGTGGCGCGGGCCGTCGCGGCCGCCTGA
- a CDS encoding NDP-sugar synthase, giving the protein MTLSQVDAVVLVGGKGTRLRPLTLSAPKPMLPTAGLPFLTHLLSRIAAAGIEHVILSTSYKPEVFAEEFGDGSALGLQIDYVTEEEPLGTGGGIANVAPKLRHDTAMVFNGDVLSGADLTELHAYHREQGAEATLHLVRVGDPRAFGCVPTEDGRVTAFLEKTEDPPTDQINAGCYVLSRDVIDRIPRGRPVSVEREVFPALLADGVKVCGYVDTSYWRDMGTPEDFVRGSADLVRGIAPSPALGGQRGEALVHDGASVAPGTVLIGGTVVGRGAEIGPGARLDGAVIFDGVKVEAGSVIERSIIGFGARIGPRALIRDGVIGDGADIGARCELLRGARVWPGVSIPDCGIRYSSDV; this is encoded by the coding sequence GTGACACTGAGCCAAGTCGACGCGGTGGTCCTCGTCGGCGGCAAGGGGACCCGGCTGCGGCCGCTGACCCTCTCGGCGCCCAAGCCGATGCTGCCGACGGCGGGTCTGCCCTTCCTGACTCACCTGCTGTCGCGGATCGCCGCGGCCGGCATCGAGCACGTCATCCTCAGCACGTCGTATAAGCCGGAGGTGTTCGCCGAGGAGTTCGGCGACGGTTCGGCGCTGGGCCTGCAGATCGATTATGTGACCGAGGAGGAGCCGCTGGGCACCGGCGGCGGTATCGCCAACGTCGCTCCTAAGCTGCGCCATGACACCGCGATGGTGTTCAACGGTGACGTGCTCTCCGGGGCAGATCTAACCGAACTGCACGCCTACCACCGCGAACAGGGTGCCGAGGCGACCCTGCACCTGGTCCGCGTCGGCGATCCCCGTGCCTTCGGCTGCGTGCCCACCGAGGACGGGCGGGTCACCGCATTCCTGGAGAAGACCGAGGACCCGCCGACCGACCAGATCAATGCCGGTTGCTACGTGCTGTCCCGCGACGTCATCGACCGCATCCCGCGCGGACGCCCGGTTTCGGTGGAGCGCGAGGTTTTTCCCGCGTTGCTGGCAGACGGTGTGAAGGTCTGCGGATACGTCGACACCAGCTACTGGCGCGACATGGGCACCCCGGAGGATTTTGTGCGGGGTTCGGCAGACCTGGTGCGCGGCATCGCGCCGTCGCCGGCGCTGGGCGGCCAGCGCGGCGAAGCGCTGGTGCACGACGGTGCCTCGGTGGCGCCGGGCACGGTTCTGATCGGCGGGACCGTGGTGGGCCGGGGCGCGGAGATCGGACCGGGCGCCCGCCTCGACGGCGCGGTGATCTTCGACGGGGTGAAAGTCGAGGCCGGCAGTGTGATTGAACGCTCGATCATCGGGTTCGGCGCCCGGATCGGGCCGCGCGCGCTGATCCGCGACGGAGTGATCGGCGACGGTGCCGACATCGGGGCTCGCTGCGAGCTGCTGCGCGGGGCTCGGGTGTGGCCCGGGGTGTCGATACCGGACTGTGGGATCCGCTACTCGTCGGACGTGTGA
- a CDS encoding glycosyltransferase family 2 protein, translating to MVTVTYSPGWHLDRFLASLSLATDRPVRVVMADNGSTDGSPEEAAQRYPNVQLLHTGANLGYGGAVNAGVALLDAEGGERSEFLIVANPDVQWGPGSIEALLDAAARWPRAATLGPLIREPDGSVYPSARHLPSLIRGGMHAVVGPVWPNNPWTRAYRQERLEPSERAVGWLSGACLLVRRAAFDAIGGFDERYFLYMEDVDLGDRLAKAGWLNVYVPSSEVLHQKGHATGKDPARNLAAHHRSTYTYLADRHAGWWQAPLRWSMRGALAVRSHLAVRNARRKLTKGHP from the coding sequence GTGGTGACGGTGACCTATTCGCCGGGTTGGCATCTGGACCGCTTCCTGGCATCGCTGTCGCTGGCGACCGATCGTCCGGTGCGGGTGGTGATGGCCGACAATGGATCCACCGACGGTTCGCCCGAGGAAGCCGCGCAGCGCTATCCCAACGTGCAGTTGCTGCATACCGGCGCCAATCTGGGCTACGGCGGAGCGGTCAATGCCGGGGTGGCCCTGTTGGACGCCGAGGGCGGCGAACGCAGCGAATTTCTCATCGTGGCCAACCCCGATGTGCAGTGGGGGCCGGGCAGCATCGAGGCCCTGCTGGATGCGGCGGCCCGCTGGCCGCGGGCGGCGACGCTCGGCCCGCTGATCCGGGAGCCGGACGGTTCGGTGTATCCCTCGGCGCGGCATCTGCCCAGCCTGATTCGCGGCGGCATGCACGCCGTGGTCGGCCCGGTGTGGCCCAACAATCCCTGGACTCGCGCCTACCGGCAGGAACGGCTGGAGCCCAGCGAGCGGGCGGTCGGGTGGCTGTCGGGGGCGTGCCTGCTGGTGCGCCGGGCCGCGTTCGACGCGATCGGCGGCTTCGATGAGCGCTACTTCCTCTATATGGAGGACGTCGACTTGGGGGACCGGCTGGCCAAGGCCGGGTGGCTCAATGTCTACGTGCCGTCGTCGGAGGTGTTGCACCAGAAGGGTCACGCCACCGGCAAGGACCCCGCGCGCAACCTGGCCGCGCACCACCGCAGCACCTACACCTACCTCGCCGACCGGCATGCCGGCTGGTGGCAGGCTCCGCTGCGCTGGAGCATGCGAGGCGCGCTGGCGGTGCGCTCACATTTGGCGGTGCGTAACGCCCGCCGCAAATTGACGAAGGGACACCCGTGA
- the rfbD gene encoding dTDP-4-dehydrorhamnose reductase: MRIVITGAGGQVGTFLASRAAETGHDVLALTSAQCDITDAAAVDAMDLRAGDVLINAAAYTNVDAAETDAERAHAVNATGPGHLAAACARAGARLIHISTDYVFDGDFGGASPRPYEPGDATRPLSIYGATKLAGENAVLAASPDALVVRTAWVYTGAAGGSDFAAVMRERAAGDGDVEVVDDQIGSPTYVGDLVDALLALAAAPPSARVLHAANAGAASRYEQARAVFAALGADPDRVHPVSSAAHPRPAARPGYSALSGAESARAGLAPLRRWSDALSAAVAR, encoded by the coding sequence ATGCGGATTGTGATCACCGGCGCCGGCGGCCAAGTCGGCACTTTTCTGGCCTCCCGCGCCGCCGAGACGGGCCATGACGTGCTGGCACTGACCTCGGCGCAGTGCGACATCACCGATGCCGCCGCGGTGGACGCCATGGACTTGCGGGCCGGTGACGTGCTGATCAACGCTGCGGCCTACACCAACGTGGACGCCGCCGAGACCGACGCCGAGCGTGCCCATGCCGTCAACGCGACCGGACCGGGCCACCTGGCGGCCGCCTGCGCGCGGGCCGGGGCCCGGCTGATCCATATCTCCACTGATTACGTCTTCGACGGTGACTTCGGTGGCGCCTCGCCGCGCCCGTACGAGCCGGGCGATGCCACCCGGCCGCTGTCCATCTACGGCGCCACCAAACTGGCTGGTGAGAACGCCGTACTGGCGGCCTCGCCAGATGCCCTGGTGGTGCGCACCGCGTGGGTCTACACCGGCGCCGCCGGCGGCTCCGACTTCGCCGCGGTGATGCGCGAACGGGCCGCGGGCGATGGGGACGTGGAGGTGGTCGACGACCAGATCGGATCCCCGACCTATGTCGGCGATCTCGTCGATGCACTGCTGGCATTGGCCGCCGCACCGCCGAGTGCCCGGGTGTTGCACGCCGCCAACGCTGGTGCCGCGAGCCGCTACGAACAGGCCCGCGCGGTGTTCGCCGCCCTCGGCGCCGATCCGGACCGGGTGCACCCGGTCAGCAGTGCAGCGCATCCACGCCCGGCGGCCCGGCCCGGCTACTCCGCGTTGTCGGGCGCCGAGTCGGCGCGGGCCGGCCTGGCACCGCTGCGCCGGTGGAGCGATGCACTGTCCGCCGCTGTGGCCAGATAA
- a CDS encoding LCP family protein produces MMPAQRVVRVIATVAAVAIVLGTGVAWSQVRSFEDGIFHVSSLALGNGGSDGAVDILLVGMDSRTDAHGNPLTPEELSALRVGDDEATNTDTIILVRIPNNGKSATAISIPRDSYVAAPGLDKTKINGVYGATRLETADALVASGMDPIQAQARGTEAGREALIKTVADLTGVTVDHYAEIGLLGFALITDALGGVDVCLKEPVYEELSGADFPAGWQRLGGAQALSFVRQRHELPHGDLDRVRRQQTVMASLAHQVISGKTLSSPGTLSRLQAAVQRSVVLSAGWDVIDFVTKSQDLAAGKVAFATIPVLEEAGWSDDGMQSVVRVDPGQVADWVAGLLHDQDEGKTEQLAYNPEQTTASVLNDTDINGLAAAVSGVLNAKGFGTGSVGNNESGHVPTSQVQAASADDPGAQAVARDLGGLPVVSNESVPTGSVRVVLANDYTGPGSGLGSGGSSAQAAGISSYDDEAPQIPVASPILTAGSNDPQCVN; encoded by the coding sequence GTGATGCCTGCGCAACGTGTGGTTCGTGTGATTGCCACGGTGGCAGCCGTCGCCATCGTCTTGGGTACCGGAGTGGCCTGGAGCCAGGTCCGATCGTTCGAGGACGGAATCTTCCACGTCTCGTCGCTGGCGTTGGGCAACGGCGGATCCGACGGCGCGGTCGACATCCTGCTGGTCGGGATGGACAGCCGCACCGACGCCCACGGAAACCCACTCACCCCCGAAGAGCTGTCCGCGCTGCGCGTTGGGGACGACGAGGCCACCAACACCGACACGATCATCCTGGTCCGGATCCCCAACAACGGGAAGTCGGCCACCGCCATCTCGATCCCCCGCGACTCCTACGTGGCGGCGCCCGGTCTGGACAAGACCAAGATCAACGGCGTGTACGGGGCCACCCGGCTGGAGACCGCCGACGCGCTCGTCGCATCCGGGATGGACCCGATCCAGGCGCAGGCGCGCGGCACCGAGGCGGGCCGCGAGGCGCTGATCAAGACGGTGGCCGATCTGACCGGCGTCACCGTCGACCACTACGCCGAGATCGGACTGCTCGGGTTCGCGCTGATCACCGATGCCCTCGGCGGCGTCGACGTCTGCCTCAAGGAGCCGGTATACGAAGAGCTCTCCGGCGCGGACTTCCCGGCCGGCTGGCAGCGACTCGGCGGCGCCCAGGCACTGAGCTTCGTGCGGCAGCGCCACGAACTCCCGCACGGCGACCTGGACCGGGTCCGGCGCCAGCAGACGGTGATGGCCTCGCTGGCCCACCAGGTCATCTCCGGCAAGACCCTGTCCAGTCCGGGCACCCTGTCGCGGCTGCAGGCCGCGGTACAGCGGTCGGTAGTGCTGTCGGCGGGCTGGGACGTGATCGACTTCGTCACCAAGTCCCAAGACCTGGCCGCGGGCAAAGTGGCGTTCGCCACCATCCCGGTGCTAGAGGAAGCCGGCTGGAGCGACGACGGTATGCAGAGCGTGGTACGCGTCGACCCCGGCCAGGTGGCCGACTGGGTGGCCGGACTGCTGCACGACCAGGACGAGGGCAAGACCGAACAGCTGGCCTACAACCCGGAGCAGACCACCGCCAGTGTGCTCAACGACACCGACATCAACGGCCTGGCCGCCGCGGTCTCCGGGGTGCTCAACGCTAAGGGATTCGGCACCGGATCGGTCGGCAACAACGAGTCCGGGCACGTGCCTACCAGCCAGGTGCAGGCCGCCTCGGCCGACGACCCCGGCGCACAGGCGGTGGCCAGGGACTTGGGCGGATTGCCGGTGGTGTCCAACGAGTCGGTCCCGACCGGCTCGGTGCGCGTCGTGCTGGCCAACGACTACACCGGGCCCGGATCGGGCTTGGGCTCCGGCGGCAGCAGTGCACAGGCGGCCGGTATCTCCAGCTACGACGACGAGGCACCCCAAATCCCCGTTGCTTCACCGATTCTGACCGCGGGTTCCAACGATCCCCAGTGCGTGAACTAA
- a CDS encoding TIGR03089 family protein, whose protein sequence is MHADPVGPRITYYDDATGERIELSAATLANWAAKSGNLLRDELGAGPDSRIAVLLPAHWQTAAALFGVWWIGAEVLLDAPDGDADVALCTVDRLDEADAAVAATGGEVAVLSLDPFGRPAPDLPVGVTDYATAVRVHGDQIVAERAPGPALAGSSADDMLATCEKCAAALGLTSADRVWSAKDWNNPTALIENMLTVFAVGGSLVQVANPDPDLQERRRASEKVTRNLA, encoded by the coding sequence ATGCACGCCGACCCGGTGGGGCCACGTATCACCTACTACGACGACGCGACCGGGGAACGTATCGAGCTGTCGGCGGCGACCCTGGCGAACTGGGCAGCCAAGAGCGGCAACCTACTGCGCGACGAACTCGGCGCCGGCCCGGACAGCCGTATCGCGGTATTGCTGCCGGCGCACTGGCAGACCGCGGCGGCGCTGTTCGGGGTGTGGTGGATCGGCGCCGAAGTACTGCTGGACGCACCGGACGGCGATGCGGATGTCGCGCTGTGCACAGTCGACCGGCTCGACGAGGCCGATGCCGCGGTGGCCGCCACCGGCGGCGAAGTGGCCGTGCTGTCCCTGGACCCGTTCGGGCGGCCAGCCCCCGACCTGCCGGTGGGCGTCACCGACTACGCGACCGCGGTACGGGTGCACGGTGACCAGATCGTCGCCGAACGCGCCCCCGGCCCGGCCCTGGCGGGATCGTCGGCCGACGACATGCTGGCGACGTGCGAGAAATGCGCGGCAGCACTGGGTTTGACGTCGGCGGATCGGGTGTGGTCGGCCAAGGACTGGAACAACCCGACCGCGCTGATCGAGAACATGCTGACGGTGTTCGCCGTGGGCGGGTCACTGGTGCAGGTCGCCAATCCCGATCCAGATCTGCAGGAGCGCCGTCGGGCCAGCGAGAAGGTCACCCGAAACCTGGCCTGA
- a CDS encoding DUF1490 family protein translates to MAVQGLLVKAASTVFTGLVGVSAYEVARRALAKAPLHQAAVTATEWSLRGTRRAEEVAESARLKVADVVAEARERIGEEATPPAAAVEHDHDH, encoded by the coding sequence ATGGCAGTGCAGGGATTGCTGGTGAAAGCGGCGTCGACGGTGTTCACCGGACTGGTCGGCGTTAGCGCCTATGAGGTGGCCCGCCGGGCACTGGCGAAGGCTCCGTTGCACCAGGCGGCGGTGACGGCTACCGAGTGGAGTCTGCGCGGAACCCGGCGAGCCGAAGAGGTCGCCGAGTCGGCACGACTGAAGGTGGCCGACGTGGTTGCCGAGGCTCGCGAGCGCATCGGCGAGGAGGCCACCCCGCCGGCAGCGGCCGTCGAGCACGACCACGACCACTGA
- the ctpC gene encoding manganese-exporting P-type ATPase CtpC yields MNSSGVIATVPAADGELTVVSDAAGRMRVQVSWVRGDSRRAVAAEEAAGRVNGVRTVHAYPRTGSVVVWYSPKRSDTAEILAAIASAATVAAELIPARTPRSADVSNTDVLRMVIGGAALALLGMRRYVFARPPLLGPSGQLVATGATVFMGYPFLRGALRSIRSGKAGTDALVTAATVASLVLRENVVALTVLWLLNIGEYLQDLTLRRTRRAISDLLRGNQDTAWVRLPDGTEVQVPIDTVQIGDEVIIHDHVAIPVDGQVIDGEAIVDQSAITGETLPVSVIAGARVHAGSVVVRGRVVVRATAVGNQTVIGRIISRVEEAQHDRAPIQTVGENFSRRFVPASFILSAITLVLTGDVRRAMTMLLIACPCAVGLATPTAISAAIGNGARRGILIKGGSHLEQAGRVDAVVFDKTGTLTVGRPVVTNIVAIHKDWQPEQVLAYAASSELHSRHPLAEAVIRSTEERHISIPPHEECEVLVGLGIRTWADGRTLLLGSPNLLRSEKVRISKKAADWVNKLRAQAETPLLLAVDGTLVGLISLRDEVRPESREVLEALRAKGVRRIVMLTGDHPETAAAVAAELGIDEWRAEVLPEDKLQVVRSLQDEGYVVGMVGDGVNDAPALAAADIGIAMGLAGTDVAVETADVALANDDLRRLLDVRDLGGRAVEVIRQNYGMSIAVNAAGLLIGAGGALSPVLAAILHNASSVAVVANSSRLIRYRLGVEAATPMASVPSVP; encoded by the coding sequence ATGAACAGCAGCGGCGTCATAGCGACCGTGCCCGCCGCCGACGGTGAACTGACCGTGGTGTCCGACGCGGCCGGCCGGATGCGGGTACAGGTGTCCTGGGTGCGGGGCGACTCGCGACGCGCGGTGGCCGCCGAGGAGGCCGCCGGCCGCGTCAACGGCGTACGCACGGTGCACGCCTATCCGCGGACCGGTTCGGTCGTGGTCTGGTACTCCCCCAAACGCAGTGACACCGCAGAGATCCTCGCGGCGATCGCGTCGGCGGCCACCGTCGCCGCCGAGCTGATCCCCGCCCGCACGCCGCGCTCTGCCGACGTCAGCAACACCGACGTGCTGCGCATGGTGATCGGCGGCGCGGCGCTGGCACTGCTGGGGATGCGCCGCTACGTGTTCGCCCGGCCACCACTGCTGGGACCCAGCGGCCAGCTCGTCGCGACCGGCGCCACGGTCTTCATGGGTTATCCCTTCCTCCGGGGCGCGCTGCGCTCGATCCGCTCCGGCAAGGCCGGCACCGACGCGCTGGTGACCGCCGCGACCGTGGCAAGCCTGGTACTTCGGGAGAACGTGGTCGCGCTGACCGTGCTGTGGTTGCTCAATATCGGTGAGTACCTGCAGGATCTGACGCTGCGCCGCACCCGCCGCGCCATCTCGGATCTGTTGCGCGGCAACCAGGACACCGCGTGGGTCCGGTTGCCCGACGGTACCGAGGTTCAGGTGCCCATCGACACGGTGCAGATCGGCGACGAAGTGATCATCCACGACCACGTGGCGATCCCGGTCGACGGCCAGGTCATCGACGGCGAAGCCATCGTGGACCAATCGGCCATCACCGGCGAGACCCTGCCGGTCAGCGTGATCGCCGGGGCGCGAGTGCATGCCGGTTCGGTGGTGGTGCGCGGCCGCGTGGTGGTCCGGGCCACCGCGGTGGGAAACCAGACCGTGATCGGCCGCATCATCAGCCGCGTCGAGGAGGCCCAGCACGACCGCGCACCGATTCAGACGGTCGGCGAGAACTTCTCGCGGCGCTTCGTGCCGGCCTCGTTCATCCTGTCGGCGATCACCTTGGTGCTCACCGGCGATGTCCGCCGCGCGATGACGATGCTCTTAATCGCCTGCCCGTGCGCGGTGGGACTGGCCACGCCGACCGCGATCAGCGCGGCGATCGGCAACGGCGCCCGGCGCGGCATCCTGATCAAGGGCGGCTCACATCTGGAGCAGGCCGGTCGGGTGGACGCGGTCGTGTTCGACAAGACCGGCACGCTGACGGTGGGCCGCCCGGTTGTGACCAATATCGTTGCCATCCATAAGGATTGGCAGCCCGAACAGGTGCTCGCCTATGCCGCCAGTTCGGAGTTGCATTCGCGTCACCCGCTGGCCGAAGCGGTGATTCGGTCCACCGAAGAACGGCACATCAGCATCCCGCCGCACGAGGAGTGCGAGGTCCTGGTGGGGTTGGGCATCCGCACCTGGGCCGACGGCCGCACCCTGCTGCTGGGTAGCCCGAACCTGTTGCGCTCGGAGAAGGTCCGCATCTCCAAGAAGGCGGCGGACTGGGTCAACAAACTGCGCGCGCAGGCCGAGACCCCGCTGCTGCTGGCAGTCGATGGCACCCTGGTCGGGTTGATCAGTCTGCGTGACGAGGTACGCCCAGAGTCACGAGAGGTGCTTGAGGCGTTGCGCGCCAAGGGTGTTCGACGCATCGTCATGCTCACTGGCGATCACCCGGAGACCGCGGCAGCGGTGGCGGCCGAACTCGGCATCGACGAATGGCGAGCCGAGGTGCTGCCGGAGGACAAGCTGCAGGTGGTCCGCAGCCTGCAGGACGAAGGCTATGTGGTGGGCATGGTCGGTGACGGCGTCAATGACGCACCGGCCTTGGCCGCCGCGGATATCGGGATCGCCATGGGCCTGGCCGGTACCGACGTTGCGGTGGAGACCGCCGATGTCGCCCTGGCCAACGACGATTTGCGCCGGCTGCTCGACGTCCGGGACTTGGGCGGACGTGCCGTTGAGGTGATCCGGCAGAACTACGGCATGTCGATCGCGGTCAACGCCGCCGGCCTGTTGATCGGCGCCGGCGGAGCACTGTCACCGGTGCTCGCCGCGATCCTGCATAACGCGTCGTCGGTGGCCGTCGTCGCCAACAGCTCGCGGTTGATTCGCTACCGGCTGGGCGTCGAGGCGGCGACGCCGATGGCGTCCGTGCCATCTGTGCCGTAA
- a CDS encoding cation transporter: MVLVGFEGVVGLWQGLAAGSIALTGWALGAIPEALAGAVVIWRFTGARTLSETAERRAQIGVAVSFWINAPYIAAESIRHFVGDHRSEGSAIGIAVTAAAVLVMPMLGRAQRRLGTRLGSAATVGEGVQNYLCAIQAAAVLVGLTLTTQWSGGWWLDPLIGLGVAAVSVWQGVRSWRGEGCGC, encoded by the coding sequence CTGGTCCTGGTCGGGTTCGAAGGCGTGGTGGGCCTGTGGCAGGGCCTGGCCGCCGGTTCGATCGCCCTGACCGGCTGGGCGCTGGGTGCGATTCCCGAGGCGCTGGCCGGGGCCGTGGTGATCTGGCGGTTCACTGGCGCCCGCACACTGTCCGAGACGGCGGAGCGACGCGCGCAGATCGGCGTGGCGGTCTCGTTCTGGATCAACGCCCCCTATATCGCCGCGGAATCGATACGCCACTTCGTCGGCGACCACCGCAGCGAAGGCAGCGCCATCGGCATCGCGGTCACCGCTGCGGCCGTGCTGGTGATGCCGATGCTGGGCCGGGCCCAGCGGCGGCTCGGCACGCGGCTCGGCTCGGCGGCGACAGTCGGTGAGGGAGTGCAGAACTATCTGTGTGCGATCCAGGCCGCCGCGGTGCTGGTCGGGCTGACTCTCACCACCCAGTGGTCGGGCGGTTGGTGGCTCGACCCGCTGATCGGTCTGGGGGTGGCCGCCGTTTCGGTGTGGCAGGGCGTCCGGTCCTGGCGCGGCGAGGGCTGTGGCTGTTAA